A genome region from Geodermatophilus bullaregiensis includes the following:
- a CDS encoding primary-amine oxidase gives MTLIDSPRTTVSHPLSRLTAEEITAATAIVRAAGLVQESSKFVYVGLEEPHKRDVLAWTPGDPIERRVRALLLDRATGNGRDLTVSVTGGTVVTDVEIDGVADGQVPILDAEFEAIEPILAADEQWIAAMAKRGLDVADVRCVPLSAGSYFPGEYGHRIARVLGFHQADESDLPWAHPVDGVVAFVDITRGVALDVQDHYDLPVPAERADLTPDVHPSPVRDLRPIEITQPEGPSFTVEDDVVRWAGWEFRVGFDAREGLVLNQLSIDGRSVVHRASIAEMVVPYADPSPVRFWQNYFDVGEYVFARYTNSLELGCDCLGEIHYLDATLADEDGAPRVIRNAVCLHEEDYGVGWKHTDLFNGMAETRRSRRLVISFFTTIGNYDYGFYWYLYTDGTIQLESKATGIVFTSAYRGEEHPYATEVAPGLGAPFHQHLFSARLDMAVDGADGSGNTVHEVDAVRLPMSDTNPYGNAFARRLTPLTRESEAQRLTDATVGRTWHVVNPSKTNRLGQPVGYALHPLNGPVLLADEQSSIHKRATFSTRSLWVTEYDPAERYPAGDFVNQHPGDGGLPAFVAGDAPLEDTDVVLWHTFGLTHFPRPEDWPVMPTDYSGFTLKPVGFFDRNPALGVPPSTSSHCSPGEGHCG, from the coding sequence ATGACCCTGATCGACTCGCCCCGCACGACCGTCAGCCACCCGCTGTCCCGGCTCACCGCCGAGGAGATCACCGCCGCCACGGCCATCGTCCGCGCCGCCGGCCTGGTGCAGGAGAGCAGCAAGTTCGTCTACGTGGGCCTGGAGGAGCCGCACAAGCGCGACGTCCTGGCCTGGACGCCCGGCGACCCGATCGAGCGCCGGGTGCGCGCCCTGCTGCTCGACCGCGCCACCGGCAACGGCCGTGACCTCACCGTCTCCGTCACCGGGGGCACGGTCGTCACCGACGTCGAGATCGACGGCGTGGCCGACGGGCAGGTGCCGATCCTCGACGCCGAGTTCGAGGCGATCGAGCCGATCCTCGCCGCCGACGAGCAGTGGATCGCCGCGATGGCCAAGCGGGGGCTGGACGTCGCCGACGTCCGGTGCGTGCCGCTGTCGGCCGGCTCCTACTTCCCCGGCGAGTACGGCCACCGGATCGCCCGGGTGCTCGGCTTCCACCAGGCCGACGAGTCCGACCTGCCCTGGGCGCACCCGGTGGACGGCGTGGTGGCCTTCGTCGACATCACCCGCGGCGTCGCGCTCGACGTCCAGGACCACTACGACCTGCCCGTGCCCGCCGAGCGCGCCGACCTGACCCCGGACGTCCACCCCTCGCCGGTCCGGGACCTGCGGCCCATCGAGATCACCCAGCCCGAGGGCCCGAGCTTCACCGTCGAGGACGACGTCGTCCGCTGGGCCGGCTGGGAGTTCCGGGTCGGCTTCGACGCCCGCGAGGGGCTGGTGCTCAACCAGCTGTCCATCGACGGCCGGTCGGTGGTGCACCGCGCCTCGATCGCCGAGATGGTCGTGCCCTACGCCGACCCCTCCCCGGTGCGGTTCTGGCAGAACTACTTCGACGTCGGCGAGTACGTCTTCGCCCGCTACACCAACTCCCTCGAGCTGGGCTGCGACTGCCTGGGCGAGATCCACTACCTCGACGCCACGCTCGCCGACGAGGACGGCGCCCCCCGGGTGATCCGCAACGCCGTCTGCCTGCACGAGGAGGACTACGGCGTCGGCTGGAAGCACACCGACCTGTTCAACGGGATGGCCGAGACCCGCCGGTCGCGGCGGCTGGTGATCAGCTTCTTCACCACGATCGGCAACTACGACTACGGCTTCTACTGGTACCTCTACACCGACGGCACCATCCAGCTGGAGAGCAAGGCGACCGGGATCGTCTTCACCTCGGCCTACCGCGGCGAGGAGCACCCGTACGCCACCGAGGTCGCCCCGGGCCTCGGGGCGCCGTTCCACCAGCACCTGTTCTCCGCGCGGCTGGACATGGCGGTGGACGGCGCCGACGGGTCCGGCAACACCGTGCACGAGGTGGACGCCGTCCGGCTGCCGATGAGCGACACCAACCCCTACGGCAACGCCTTCGCGCGCCGGCTGACCCCGCTGACCCGGGAGTCGGAGGCCCAGCGGCTCACCGACGCCACCGTCGGGCGGACCTGGCACGTGGTCAACCCGTCGAAGACCAACCGGCTCGGGCAGCCGGTGGGCTACGCGCTGCACCCGCTGAACGGCCCGGTGCTGCTGGCCGACGAGCAGTCCTCGATCCACAAGCGCGCCACGTTCTCGACCAGGAGCCTGTGGGTCACCGAGTACGACCCGGCCGAGCGGTACCCGGCCGGCGACTTCGTCAACCAGCACCCGGGCGACGGTGGGCTGCCGGCGTTCGTCGCCGGCGACGCCCCGCTGGAGGACACCGACGTCGTGCTCTGGCACACCTTCGGGCTGACCCACTTCCCGCGGCCCGAGGACTGGCCGGTCATGCCGACCGACTACTCCGGTTTCACGCTCAAGCCGGTCGGCTTCTTCGACCGCAACCCCGCGCTCGGCGTCCCGCCGTCGACGTCCTCGCACTGCTCGCCCGGCGAGGGGCACTGCGGGTGA
- a CDS encoding MBL fold metallo-hydrolase, translated as MADLSRTARVDVLVEGYARLPNVAGTVSLVRDADRVVVVDPGMVADRELILAPMRALGVAPEDVTDVVLSHHHLDHTLNVALFPVVPVHDFQSVIEGDVFTPRPADGVDLTASVRLLATPGHTPQDITTLVGTADDVVALTHLWWTGEGPAEDPYAPDREELRRQRERVLGLASLVVPGHGAPFRPGTATPR; from the coding sequence GTGGCCGACCTCTCCCGCACCGCCCGCGTCGACGTCCTCGTCGAGGGCTACGCCCGCCTGCCGAACGTCGCCGGCACGGTGAGCCTGGTCCGCGACGCCGACCGGGTCGTCGTCGTCGACCCCGGCATGGTCGCCGACCGCGAGCTGATCCTCGCGCCGATGCGCGCGCTCGGCGTCGCGCCGGAGGACGTCACCGACGTCGTCCTGAGCCACCACCACCTCGACCACACGCTCAACGTGGCGCTCTTCCCGGTGGTCCCGGTGCACGACTTCCAGTCGGTCATCGAGGGCGACGTGTTCACCCCCCGCCCGGCCGACGGCGTCGACCTCACGGCGTCGGTCCGGCTGCTGGCCACGCCCGGGCACACGCCGCAGGACATCACGACGCTGGTGGGCACGGCCGACGACGTCGTCGCCCTCACGCACCTGTGGTGGACCGGCGAGGGGCCGGCCGAGGACCCCTACGCGCCCGACCGCGAGGAGCTGCGCCGGCAGCGGGAGCGGGTGCTCGGCCTGGCCAGCCTGGTCGTCCCCGGCCACGGTGCGCCCTTCCGCCCGGGCACCGCGACGCCCCGCTGA
- a CDS encoding PaaI family thioesterase — MIAEAPAWLPTDLSSALDEKLGIEITDWDPAHVVARMPVEGNTQPHGLLHGGATCSLVETVGSYAAALQAGPGATVVGIELNASYVAAVTSGWVTAVCTPAGAQLPLSTFRIEVTDDRGRLTASARLTCMVRPARASG, encoded by the coding sequence GTGATCGCCGAAGCGCCGGCCTGGTTGCCGACGGACCTCTCCAGTGCCCTCGACGAGAAGCTCGGCATCGAGATCACCGACTGGGACCCCGCCCACGTCGTCGCCCGGATGCCCGTCGAGGGCAACACCCAGCCCCACGGCCTGCTGCACGGCGGCGCCACCTGCAGCCTGGTCGAGACCGTCGGGTCCTACGCCGCGGCGCTGCAGGCCGGGCCCGGCGCCACGGTCGTCGGGATCGAGCTGAACGCGAGCTACGTCGCGGCCGTGACGTCCGGCTGGGTGACCGCGGTCTGCACGCCCGCCGGCGCGCAGCTGCCGCTGTCGACCTTCCGCATCGAGGTGACCGACGACCGGGGCCGGCTGACCGCCAGCGCCCGGCTGACCTGCATGGTCAGGCCGGCCCGCGCGTCGGGCTGA
- a CDS encoding amidohydrolase family protein, which produces MLDGHVLVDAHVHVPRLSSLAPAWVEWARRFGRPGVLEEVWHADGTPDPAALDRLFADEGVDVALLFCEYSPRATGYQLFDDLLPIVAHNPRRFRPVANVNPHLHFPIARELERQLDLGAAALKIHPVHGGFRPDDAAMYPAYAVLVERGVPLVVHCGTSSFPGSTNAYADPQLLDAVLRDFPDLHVVLAHGGRGWWYDAAAFLALSRPTVWIELSGLPPERLPEYYARFDLGRLARRFVYGTDWPGVPGQAVNARAVASLGLPDDVVPLVLGGNALRVYAGLAPAVP; this is translated from the coding sequence ATGCTCGACGGGCACGTCCTCGTGGACGCCCACGTCCACGTGCCCCGCCTGTCCTCGCTGGCGCCGGCGTGGGTCGAGTGGGCGCGGCGGTTCGGGCGGCCCGGGGTCCTGGAGGAGGTCTGGCACGCCGACGGGACGCCGGACCCGGCGGCGCTCGACCGCCTCTTCGCCGACGAGGGCGTGGACGTCGCCCTGCTGTTCTGCGAGTACAGCCCCAGGGCGACCGGCTACCAGCTCTTCGACGACCTGCTGCCGATCGTGGCGCACAACCCGCGGCGGTTCCGGCCTGTCGCCAACGTCAACCCGCACCTGCACTTCCCGATCGCGCGCGAGCTGGAGCGCCAGCTCGACCTGGGCGCCGCCGCCCTGAAGATCCACCCCGTGCACGGCGGCTTCCGCCCCGACGACGCGGCGATGTACCCGGCCTACGCGGTGCTCGTCGAGCGCGGCGTCCCGCTCGTCGTGCACTGCGGGACGAGCAGCTTCCCGGGGTCGACGAACGCCTACGCCGACCCGCAGCTGCTCGACGCCGTCCTGCGCGACTTCCCCGACCTGCACGTGGTGCTGGCCCACGGCGGCCGCGGCTGGTGGTACGACGCGGCGGCCTTCCTCGCCCTCTCGCGCCCCACCGTGTGGATCGAGCTCTCCGGGCTGCCGCCCGAGCGGCTGCCCGAGTACTACGCGCGCTTCGACCTCGGCCGCCTGGCGCGCCGGTTCGTCTACGGCACCGACTGGCCGGGCGTCCCCGGGCAGGCGGTCAACGCCCGGGCGGTCGCCTCGCTCGGCCTGCCCGACGACGTCGTCCCGCTCGTCCTCGGCGGCAACGCGCTGCGGGTGTACGCCGGCCTGGCGCCCGCGGTCCCGTGA